A genomic stretch from Alosa sapidissima isolate fAloSap1 chromosome 3, fAloSap1.pri, whole genome shotgun sequence includes:
- the rdm1 gene encoding RAD52 motif-containing protein 1 isoform X2, with product MEIVADIIEFRVPSENNKTLFVWDILPDHSEAYVYEAIWNVFSAFGALYLVKVCPNAALAKPGFYAMVKFYSAAQASKAQSSTDKTCLFQRSPVRLSTRVNSAFQLNAKPLSHARCQELANHYLGFNGWSTHILTMKDFSSCSRPGTGIDGLPEGGSGSQESFLKYGCMVEVTFPQHGTSCRGIGVTEEPLDGDERLEEVLWKRGKLQKWARDKAVVNAFEKVLLVVLGNGKVAVECKIDPDEILPNDEVEGIIKVNDIPWSEYEKAGGDEEDISWDFSLHVAD from the exons ATGGAAATAGTGGCCGATATTATTGAATTTCGAGTACCATCAGAGAACAACAAAACACTCTTCGTATGGGACATCCTCCCGGATCATTCTGAAGCCTATGTTTAT GAAGCTATTTGGAATGTCTTCTCCGCCTTCGGAGCTCTTTACCTCGTGAAGGTGTGTCCTAACGCCGCATTGGCCAAGCCAGGATTCTATGCAATGGTGAAGTTCTACTCTGCAGCGCAAGCGTCCAAAGCGCAGAGTTCCACAGACAAGACGTGCCTCTTCCAGCGCTCACCT GTTCGACTGAGCACCAGGGTGAATTCAGCTTTCCAACTCAATGCCAAACCTCTTAGCCATGCCAGATGCCAGGAACTAGCCAATCACTACCTGGGGTTCAATGGGTGGTCCACACATATCCTTACA ATGAAGGACTTCTCCAGTTGTAGCAGACCTGGTACTGGCATTGATGGCTTGCCGGAGGGTGGCAGTGGTAGCCAGGAGTCGTTCCTGAAATACGGCTGCATGGTGGAGGTGACCTTCCCCCAGCACGGCACAAGCTGCCGGGGCATCGGCGTCACAGAGGAGCCCCTGGATGGAGATGAGC GTCTTGAAGAGGTGCTTTGGAAGAGGGGGAAACTCCAGAAGTGGGCTAGAGACAAAGCAGTGGTCAATGCTTTTGAGAAAGTCCTTCTGGTTGTTCTGG GCAATGGGAAAGTGGCGGTTGAGTGTAAAATTGATCCAGATGAAATTCTCCCTAATGATGAAGTGGAAGGAATCATAAAG GTGAATGATATACCATGGAGTGAGTATGAGAAAGCTGGAGGGGATGAGGAGGACATCTCTTGGGACTTCAGTTTGCATGTGGCTGATTAG
- the rdm1 gene encoding RAD52 motif-containing protein 1 isoform X1, with the protein MEIVADIIEFRVPSENNKTLFVWDILPDHSEAYVYEAIWNVFSAFGALYLVKVCPNAALAKPGFYAMVKFYSAAQASKAQSSTDKTCLFQRSPVTVRLSTRVNSAFQLNAKPLSHARCQELANHYLGFNGWSTHILTMKDFSSCSRPGTGIDGLPEGGSGSQESFLKYGCMVEVTFPQHGTSCRGIGVTEEPLDGDERLEEVLWKRGKLQKWARDKAVVNAFEKVLLVVLGNGKVAVECKIDPDEILPNDEVEGIIKVNDIPWSEYEKAGGDEEDISWDFSLHVAD; encoded by the exons ATGGAAATAGTGGCCGATATTATTGAATTTCGAGTACCATCAGAGAACAACAAAACACTCTTCGTATGGGACATCCTCCCGGATCATTCTGAAGCCTATGTTTAT GAAGCTATTTGGAATGTCTTCTCCGCCTTCGGAGCTCTTTACCTCGTGAAGGTGTGTCCTAACGCCGCATTGGCCAAGCCAGGATTCTATGCAATGGTGAAGTTCTACTCTGCAGCGCAAGCGTCCAAAGCGCAGAGTTCCACAGACAAGACGTGCCTCTTCCAGCGCTCACCTGTGACA GTTCGACTGAGCACCAGGGTGAATTCAGCTTTCCAACTCAATGCCAAACCTCTTAGCCATGCCAGATGCCAGGAACTAGCCAATCACTACCTGGGGTTCAATGGGTGGTCCACACATATCCTTACA ATGAAGGACTTCTCCAGTTGTAGCAGACCTGGTACTGGCATTGATGGCTTGCCGGAGGGTGGCAGTGGTAGCCAGGAGTCGTTCCTGAAATACGGCTGCATGGTGGAGGTGACCTTCCCCCAGCACGGCACAAGCTGCCGGGGCATCGGCGTCACAGAGGAGCCCCTGGATGGAGATGAGC GTCTTGAAGAGGTGCTTTGGAAGAGGGGGAAACTCCAGAAGTGGGCTAGAGACAAAGCAGTGGTCAATGCTTTTGAGAAAGTCCTTCTGGTTGTTCTGG GCAATGGGAAAGTGGCGGTTGAGTGTAAAATTGATCCAGATGAAATTCTCCCTAATGATGAAGTGGAAGGAATCATAAAG GTGAATGATATACCATGGAGTGAGTATGAGAAAGCTGGAGGGGATGAGGAGGACATCTCTTGGGACTTCAGTTTGCATGTGGCTGATTAG
- the rdm1 gene encoding RAD52 motif-containing protein 1 isoform X3 — protein sequence MEIVADIIEFRVPSENNKTLFVWDILPDHSEAYVYEAIWNVFSAFGALYLVKVCPNAALAKPGFYAMVRLSTRVNSAFQLNAKPLSHARCQELANHYLGFNGWSTHILTMKDFSSCSRPGTGIDGLPEGGSGSQESFLKYGCMVEVTFPQHGTSCRGIGVTEEPLDGDERLEEVLWKRGKLQKWARDKAVVNAFEKVLLVVLGNGKVAVECKIDPDEILPNDEVEGIIKVNDIPWSEYEKAGGDEEDISWDFSLHVAD from the exons ATGGAAATAGTGGCCGATATTATTGAATTTCGAGTACCATCAGAGAACAACAAAACACTCTTCGTATGGGACATCCTCCCGGATCATTCTGAAGCCTATGTTTAT GAAGCTATTTGGAATGTCTTCTCCGCCTTCGGAGCTCTTTACCTCGTGAAGGTGTGTCCTAACGCCGCATTGGCCAAGCCAGGATTCTATGCAATG GTTCGACTGAGCACCAGGGTGAATTCAGCTTTCCAACTCAATGCCAAACCTCTTAGCCATGCCAGATGCCAGGAACTAGCCAATCACTACCTGGGGTTCAATGGGTGGTCCACACATATCCTTACA ATGAAGGACTTCTCCAGTTGTAGCAGACCTGGTACTGGCATTGATGGCTTGCCGGAGGGTGGCAGTGGTAGCCAGGAGTCGTTCCTGAAATACGGCTGCATGGTGGAGGTGACCTTCCCCCAGCACGGCACAAGCTGCCGGGGCATCGGCGTCACAGAGGAGCCCCTGGATGGAGATGAGC GTCTTGAAGAGGTGCTTTGGAAGAGGGGGAAACTCCAGAAGTGGGCTAGAGACAAAGCAGTGGTCAATGCTTTTGAGAAAGTCCTTCTGGTTGTTCTGG GCAATGGGAAAGTGGCGGTTGAGTGTAAAATTGATCCAGATGAAATTCTCCCTAATGATGAAGTGGAAGGAATCATAAAG GTGAATGATATACCATGGAGTGAGTATGAGAAAGCTGGAGGGGATGAGGAGGACATCTCTTGGGACTTCAGTTTGCATGTGGCTGATTAG